In Labrus mixtus chromosome 13, fLabMix1.1, whole genome shotgun sequence, a single genomic region encodes these proteins:
- the slc15a1a gene encoding solute carrier family 15 member 1 produces MTDNEDPRKRKKNKGTSKEVCGYPLSIFFIVVNEFCERFSYYGMRAVLVLYFKYFLRWDDDLATSIYHTFVALCYLTPILGAIVADSWLGKFKTIIYLSIVYAIGQVAMAVSAIHDITDTDRDGTPDNMTFHVVMSMVGLLLIALGTGGIKPCVAAFGGDQFGDHQERQRRTFFSVFYLCINGGSLLSTIITPILRAQECGIYSQQKCYSLAFGVPAALMLVALVVFIVGSGMYYKAEPQGNIMLDVCKCIGFAIKNRYRHRSKQYPKKEHWMDWSEEKYDKLLIAQIKMVLKVLFLYIPLPMFWTLFDQKGSRWTLQATNMDGNFGALIIQPDQMQTVNPILILTLVPIMDSLIYPLIQKCGLNFTPLRRMTVGMLLAAIAFVCAALVQIQIDTTLPTFPSASQSQMKLLNMGSNQVQINLPGNDAFELPAAKASDEFLTFNEETISVSIGNPPVTKPITLAKEKRQTLLIPSNLNEEWLLTQDLTSKPQEGNNAIRFVNGMKKTVNISTPAANLGLIGSSSYSNYSLFTNGKTVFTIRSGSQACDFSRDFGFGSSYTFFIPSTLVFGESCHQSITAAEDIKPNSVHMALQIPQYFFITAGEVMFSVTGLEFSYSQAPSNMKAVLQAGWLFTVAIGNFIVLIVAELAKIPKQWAEYLLFACLLLAVCVIFSFMAYFYTYIDPMEIEAQFKKKDDEDEKDLKNKKEELEFEMNKKDWTKSQDGDEKDVQTRI; encoded by the exons ATGACAG ACAACGAGGATCCAAGGAAACGGAAGAAGAACAAAGGGACG AGCAAAGAGGTATGTGGCTACCCTCTTAGCATCTTCTTCATTGTTGTCAACGAGTTCTGCGAGAGATTCTCCTACTATGGCATGCGAG CTGTCCTGGTGCTGTACTTTAAGTACTTCCTGCGCTGGGACGATGACTTGGCCACCTCCATCTATCACACTTTTGTGGCGCTCTGCTACTTGACCCCCATCCTTGGGGCCATAGTGGCTGATTCTTGGCTCGGGAAGTTTAA GACGATCATCTATCTGTCCATTGTCTATGCCATTGGACAGGTTGCAATGGCTGTTAGTGCAatccatgacatcactgacacagacagagatggGACACCAGACAACATGACTTTCCATGT TGTCATGTCCATGGTTGGCCTCCTCCTAATCGCTCTGGGCACTGGGGGAATCAAACCTTGTGTTGCTGCCTTTGGTGGAGACCAATTTGGTGACCATCAG GAACGTCAGAGGAGAACTTTCTTCTCCGTCTTCTATCTCTGCATCAACGGTGGAAGTCTCCTGTCAACCATTATCACCCCGATCCTCAGAG CTCAGGAATGTGGCATCTACAGTCAGCAGAAGTGCTACTCTCTGGCCTTTGGCGTGCCTGCAGCACTAATGCTGGTTGCACTTG TGGTCTTTATTGTTGGGAGTGGTATGTACTACAAAGCTGAACCTCAGGGAAACATCATGCTGGACGTGTGCAAATGTATCGGG TTTGCCATTAAAAACCGCTACAGGCACAGAAGCAAACAATACCCCAAGAAGGAGCACTGGATGGACTGGTCAGAAGAAAAATATGAT AAACTCCTCATAGCTCAAATCAAGATGGTGCTTAAGGTCCTATTTTTATACATCCCACTCCCGATGTTCTGGACGCTGTTTGATCAAAAG GGTTCCAGATGGACTCTGCAGGCCACCAACATGGATGGAAACTTT gGTGCTCTTATTATACAGCCAGATCAGATGCAG ACTGTTAACCCAATCCTGATCCTGACTCTGGTACCTATTATGGATAGCTTGATCTACCCTCTGATCCAAAAATGTGGCCTGAACTTTAC ACCTCTGAGGAGAATGACAGTTGGGATGCTGCTGGCAGCCATCGCTTTTGTCTGCGCTGCTTTGGTTCAGATTCAAATTGAT ACCACGCTGCCCACCTTCCCATCAGCCTCCCAGAGTCAGATGAAGTTACTGAACATGGGCAGTAATCAAGTCCAAATTAATCTGCCTGGCAACGACGCCTTTGAACTTCCTGCCGCTAAG GCGAGCGATGAATTCCTCACATTTAACGAAGAAACAATCAGTGTTTCAATCGGCAACCCTCCGGTGACAAAACCTATTACCTTGGCCAAAGAAAAGCGTCAAACACTTCTCATTCCTTCAAATCTTAATGAAGAATGGCTGTTG ACTCAAGATTTAACTTCCAAGCCTCAAGAAGGCAACAATGCAATCCG ATTTGTAAatggaatgaaaaaaacagtgaacatATCAACTCCTGCAGCCAACCTCGGACTGATAGGCTCATCGTCTTATTCCAACTACTCCCTGTTTACAAACGGAAA GACAGTATTTACCATACGGAGTGGTTCACAGGCATGTGACTTCAGCAGAGACTTTGGATTTGGGAGTTCATACACCTTTTTTATCCCCAGCACACTGGTCTTTGGAGAGAGT tGCCATCAATCTATTACTGCAGCAGAAGACATCAAACCCAACTCGGTTCACATGGCTCTCCAGATCCCGCAGTACTTCTTCATCACTGCTGGGGAAGTGATGTTTTCTGTTACTGGTCTGGAGTTCTCTTACTCCCAG GCACCAAGTAACATGAAGGCTGTGCTGCAAGCAGGCTGGTTGTTTACTGTTGCTATTGGCAACTTCATTGTTCTGATTGTGGCTGAGCTTGCAAAGATTCCCAAACAG TGGGCAGAGTACCTCCTCTTTGCCTGtctcctgctggctgtgtgtgtcATCTTCTCCTTCATGGCGTACTTCTACACCTACATCGACCCGATGGAAATTGAAGCCCAGTTCAAGAAAAAGGACGATGAAGACGAAAaggacttaaaaaacaaaaaagaggagTTGGAGTTTGAGATGAACAAGAAAGACTGGACAAAAAGTCAAGACGGAGATGAAAAAGATGTACAGACAAGAATATAA